A stretch of DNA from Phenylobacterium koreense:
GGCTTCGGCTACTGGAGCCTCTCGGCTTTCCTCAAGACCAAGGTCAAGAACGCCTTGCAGTTCGTGGAGAACTTCGAGGCCGCGGTGGCCGACGAGGCCCGGCGGCGGGGCGTGGACGGGGTGATCTGCGGCCACATCCACAAGGCGGAGATGCGCGACATCGACGGGATCGCCTATATCAACGACGGCGATTGGGTGGAAAGCTGTTCAGCCCTGGTCGAGCACGAGGACGGGTCGCTGGAAATCCTGGAGTGGGCCAAGCTTCGCTCCTGGTCGGCGATCGACCGCACCATCCGCTTCCCCGAGCCGGCGCACGAGCCCGACCTGCTGCCGACGCCCGCCGCCGCCTGACGCGACCAATTGACAGCCAGACTGATTTGGTGACAGTTCCGCTGTCATGATGCCGCCGACCCGATACGCCTCGAGCCTGCGCGATCGACAGAAGCAGGCGACGCGCGACCAGATCATGCATGCGGTGGCCCGCAAGCTGGAATCCGGCCCGCTGGAAGACCTGAGCTTCGCCGAGATCGCGGCGGAAGCCGAAGTCGGCGAACGCACCGTCTACAGACATTTTCCGACCAAGGAAGCTCTTCTGGGCGCCTTCTGGGCCTGGCTGCAGGCCCAGGCCCTGGCCCCGACCCGCCCGGCGGCGCGGGGCCGGGAGGCCGTCGCCGCTCCGCACGAGAACGGCCACAAGCCGATGCGCATCCTGTTGGTGACGGACGCGTGGGAGCCGCAGGTGAACGGGGTGGTCCGCACCCTCACCCGCGTGGTCGGCGAGCTGAAAGGGCTGGGCCACCAGGTCGAGGTCATCAGCCCGGACCAGTTCAAGACCTTCCCCCTGCCGACCTATCCGGAGATCAAGGTCGCCTTGGCCGCCCACGAGCCGGTGCAGGAACGGTTCAAGGCCTTCGAGCCGGAGGCGATCCACATCGCCACCGAAGGGCCGCTGGGCCTGGCCGCGCGGCGGATCTGCGTGGAATGGAAGCTGCCCTTCACCACCAGCTATCACACGCGTTTTCCGGAATATGTCTCGGCCCGACTGCCTTTGCCGCTGGCGGCCGGCTACGCCTACATGAAGTGGTTCCACAAGCCGTCCGGCCGCATGATGGTGACCACGCCGACCATGCGCGACGAGCTGGAGCGGCACGGATTCGGCAATATCTCGGTCTGGTCGCGGGGCGTGGACACGGTGATGTTCCATCCCAAGCGCGAGGATGAGCCCGACGTCTATGCCGGCCTGGCGCGGCCGATCTTCCTTTCGGTCGGCCGGGTGGCGGTCGAGAAGAACATCGAGGCCTTCCTTGGCCTCGACCTGCCGGGCACCAAGGTCGTGGTGGGCGACGGGCCACAGCGCGAGGAGTTGCAGCAGCGCTATCCGGGCGTGGTCTTCACGGGGGCCAAGTTCGGGGAGGAACTGGCCGCGCATTTCGCCTGCGCAGACGTCTTCGTCTTCCCGTCCCTGACCGACACCTTCGGCCTGGTGATCCTGGAAGCCATGGCCGCAGGGGTTCCGGTGGCCGCCTATCCCGCGCCCGGCCCCATCGACATCATCCCAGGCTCCACCGCCGGCGTCCTGGCCCACAGCGCCACAGAGGGGCTGCGCGAGGCCTGCCTGGAAGCCCTGAAGCTCGATCGCAAGCAGGTGCGCGCCTTCGCCGAGGGCTTCTCATGGAAAGCCTGCGCCGAAGACTTCGTGAAGAACCTGCAACCCTATCCGGAGCCGGAAAAGACCCGGTTCTGGCGCAAGCTGCGGCGCCTGGCCCGCGTGCGCCGCCGGCGGCCCGAGGCGGCCTAGCCGGCCCTGGCGGAAGGCTCCATCCCGACAAATCCGGATGGCGCCTGGGCAATGTCGGTGGCCAATCTCTACATTGAGCCTAGCTTAAGGAGATCGCCATGGCCGAAGCCGTCCAGCACGTCGAGTTCCCCGGCCGCTCAGGTGCGACCCTGGCCGGACGCCTGGAGCTGCCGAACGGGCCGGTGCGGGGCTACGCGCTCTTCGTCCACTGCTTCACCTGCTCGAAGGACCAGATCGCCGCCAAGCGCATTTCGGCCGAGCTGGCGCGCGAGGGCCTGGCGGTGCTGCGGTTCGACTTCACCGGCCTGGGCTCCAGCGGCGGCGAGTTCGCCAGCACGAACTTCAGCTCCAACATCCAGGACATCTATTCGGCCGCGGACTATCTGCGCGACCACTACCAGGCGCCCGCGGTGCTGATCGGCCACTCCCTGGGCGGGGCGGCGGTGCTGGCGGCGGCCAAGGAGATCCCCGAGGCGCGGGCGGTCGTCACCATCGCCGCGCCGGCCGAGCCGCACCACGTCCTGAAGCATCTCGGCTCCAGCCTGGAGGAGATCAGGGCCAAGGGCGAGGCCGAGGTCGAGCTGGGCGGCCGCCGGTTCCGGGTCGCGCGGCGATTCGTGGAGGACGTGGAAAGCCATCGCCTGAGCGCGGCGATCAAGGCGATGCGCAAGCCGCTGCTGATCCTGCACTCTCCGCTCGACCACACGGTGGGCATCGAGAACGCCACCGAGATCTTCGTGGCCGCCCGCCACCCCAAGAGCTTCGTTTCGCTGGACAAGGCCGACCACCTGCTGACCGACCCGGCGGACGCGGCCTTCGCCGCCCAGGTGATCAGCGGCTGGACCAGCCGCTACCTGCCGCAGGACGAACCGCAGGGCGAGGAGCCCATCGAGCATGTGCGGGTCATGGAGACTGGCGTCGGCAAGTTCCAGAACGCTGTCCAGGCCGGCCGCCACCGGCTGTTCGCCGATGAGCCGGAGAGCGTGGGCGGCATGGATAGCGGCCCCTCGCCTTACGATTACCTGTCCATCGCCCTGGGCGCCTGCACCTCGATGACCATCAGGCTCTACGCCCAGATGAAGGGGCTGTCGCTCGGCCGGGTGCGGGTGGACGTCTCGCACGAGAAGATTCACGTCCGCGACAGCGATGCGGTCGGCGGCGGCCCGAAGAACAAGATCGACTGCTTCAGCCGGGTGATCACCGTCGAGGGCGAGGTCTCAGAGGACCTCGCCGCCAAGATCGAGGAGATCGCCGGCAAGTGCCCGGTCCATCGCACCCTTGAGGCGCGCTCCGAGGTGCGGACGGAGGTGAGGTCGGCGACGGCCGCCTGAGCCGCTCCACTGCGCCTTAGAGCAGGCGGCCGCGGATGGTCTGCGACAGCAGGTCGATCAGGGTCACGGCGACGACGATCACGATCGCGATGGCCGCGACGCGCGAATAGGCGAAGCTGTTCAGGCTGTCGAACAGGATCTGGCCGATGCCCCCCGCGCCGATCAGGCCGAGCACCGTGGCCGCCCGGCTGTTGGATTCGAAGCGGTAGAGCGCATAGGAGGTCCACAGCGGCGCGACCTGCGGGATGACGCCCCAGACCACCTCCTGCAGCGGCGCGGCGCCGGTGGCGCGCACGCCCTCGACCGGGCCTTTGTCGATGGACTCGACCGCCTCGGAGAACAGCTTGCCGAGCACCCCGCCGGTGTTCAGCGCCAGGGCCATGACCCCGGCGAACGGGCCAAGCCCCACGGCGACGACGAAGATGGTGCCGATGACCAGGTCGGGCACCGAGCGCAGGGCGTCCATCAACCGGCGGATCGGGAGCTGGACATAGGGCGGCGTGACGTTGCGCGCGCCCAGCAGCCCGAGCGGAATGGCCAGCAGGACGGCGATGGCCGTACCCCAGAGCGCGATCTGGATGGTCAGCCACATCTGGGCGATCAGGAACGTCCAGTCGGTGAAGTCCGGGCGCAGGAACTCCTGACCGAACTGGCGCATGTTCTCCGAGTTCTGGAACAGCAGCGGCAGCTTGGCCATCTCGGCCGGGCCGAAGCTGATCACCAGCAGGATGGCGATGCCGCCCCACAGGCCGAGGTCGAACAGGCGCTGGCCGAGCGGCCGCTCGGGCGGCTTCAGCAGGTCGGCTTGGGTCACGCTGGCGGTCACTTCGGATTCCTACTGGACGCTCACCGGCTCGCCGGTCTTGGCCTGGAGAGCGGCGCGCTCGGCCGCGATCCCGTCGAGCGTCTTCTGGGCCTGGGCTTCCTTGACCTTGTCACCGCTGTTGCGGGCCTCGAGCAGTTGCTCGGTCGCCTCCATCTCGCGCACTGGCAGCAGGTGGTTGTTGTCGGCGGGGCGGAAGCCGCCGATGGACAGGGCCGAGAGCAGCTTGCGCTGGCGCTCGGCCTCCGGGCCTTCGCCCTGGGCGTAGGTCAGGAAGAACTGGCGCAGCTTCTCCTTCAGGGCCGGATCGAGATCCTTGCGCCAGATGATCGGGTCCTCAGGCAGCTTGGGGCTCTCCCATATCACGCGGATCTGGTCGGCCACGGGCGACTTGCGCTCACGCTGCAGGCGGATGGCGGTTGAATTGTTGGTCGCCACGTCCAGGACGCCCTTGGCCACCGAGAACAGGTTGGCCTGATGGTTGGCGGTGCGCACCTGCTTGAAGCAGGCCTCGGGGCGGATGCCCTTGGGCGCGAAGAGGTAGGTCATCGGCGCCAGGGTGCCGGAGGTCGACTTGGCGTCGCCGATCCCGAAGGTCAGCGTCTTGTCGCACTTGAGCACGTCTTCCAGCGTGGTCTTGGAGTTGGCCGGCACGATCAGCACCGAGGTGTAGCCATCGGATCCGCTGGGATCGAAGGTCCGGGCGAACACCTCGCCGTTGGAACGGCGGACCGCTTCCAGGCCCGACTGGTTCGAGAACCATCCGGCGTCGGTCTGCTTGAAGCGCAGGGCCTCGATGAGCGCCGTGTAGTTCGAGGCGAAGAACGGCTTTACCGGAATGCCGATCGACTTTTCCATGTCGGCCAGGATCGGCTTCCAGAAGGTCTCCATGCTGGAGGAGTTCTCGGTCGCGAGGATCGAGAAGTTCAGCACCTTGGGCGGGCCGCTGGCGGGGGTCTGCTCGGACTTGCCGCAGGCCGACAGGCCAAGGGCCGCGAGGCTTGAGCCGATGAGGAGGCGGCGGTCGATCATTTCGGCGCTCCTTCCCAGAAGACGTCTTCGAATTCCGGGCCGTAGATGTCGATGAGCTGTTTGCGTTCGAGGCCGGCGGCAGGGCCGTCATAGACGATCTTGCCGGCCTTCAGGGCGACCACGCGATCGCAGTAGCGCATGGCGTAGTCGACCTGGTGCAGGGTGACGACGACCGTCAGGCCGTCCTGCTGGTTGAGCTCGCGCAGGATCTCCATGACCCGGCGGGCCGAGACGGGGTCGAGGGAGGCCACCGGCTCGTCGGCCAGGATGATCTTGGCCTTCTGGACCAGGGCGCGGGCGATGGCGCCGCGCTGCTGCTGGCCGCCGGAAAGGGTGTTGGCGCGCTGGCCGGCATATTCGGCCACGCCCACCCGGGCCAGGGCCGCCATCACCGCCTGCTTGGTCTCGGCCGGCCACAGCCCCAGCACGCCGCGCAGGAACGGGATGCGGCCGAGCGAGCCGAGGGCGACGTTGCTGAACAGGGTCAGGCGGCCGACCAGGTTGAACTGCTGGAAGATGAAGCCGATGCGGATGCGCGCCTCGCGCACCTTGCCGCTGATCTTGCCGTCCGACTGCACCACGCCGCCGAAGGCCTCGATCTTGCCGGCGCCGCCGTCGATGGTCTGCAGGCCGCTGATCGAGCGCAGCAGGGTCGACTTGCCCGAGCCCGAAGGCCCGATCAGGGCGATCATCTCGCCCTTGCCGACGTTCATCGACACGGAATCCAGGGCGCGACGAGAGCCGAAGCTCTTCGAGGCGTTCCGCACGGACAGTACGGCGGCTTCAGACATAGATGGCGATGTTTCCCGGATCAGCATGCGCAATGGTACGGAGATCGCCGACCCCTGCGACGGCTTCATGACACGAGGCTGCGCTTTTGGTCTAGCGCGAGATCGCGATCGGCTGGGCCAATCCCTCTCAATGCCTGGATAAGGCGGCCAGCGCGGACCGACCAAGCGCCTTGCTGCGCACGATCGCCGCGGGTGTAAACACTTCGGAAACCAAGTTCGCGCTTCCTCTGCAAACGCTGGCCGGGCCTGGGTTTCATGACAATTTCCAGGCGAGCGCACAAACCCCTTTACATCGAGGGTCAACGACCCTATTTCGCACGGCTCCGGCGGACCCGATGTCCTCAAAAGCGCTGCTAACGCCGGTCTAGGTTCAACAATCCGTTGGGGGTTGCGTGAGGTGCAAAGGTACCATACGCCCCTGGACCTGGTCCGTGAGCGGCCACCGGAACGCCCTGTCGCCATTGCGCGACCGGACGCGGTGGCGGTAGCGGCGCGCTGGTTCCAGGATAATTTCAAAGGCGACGTCTTCTACGCGGTGAAGGCCAATCCTTCGCCCTGGGTCATTCAGGCCCTCGTGCAGAACGGCGTGACGTCCTTCGATGTGGCCTCGGTCCCCGAGATCGAGCTGGTCGCGCAGCACGCGCCGGGTTCCCGCATGGCCTTCATGCACCCGGTGAAGAGCCGCGCGGCGATTGCGGCCGCCTATTTCGATCACGGGGTGAAGACCTTCTCGCTGGATACCCACGAGGAGCTCGAGAAGATCCTCGCGGCGACCCAGGGCGCGAAGGATCTGAACCTCATCGTCCGTCTCGGCGTCTCCGCCGAGGGCGCGGCCTATTCGCTGGCCGGCAAGTTCGGCGTCGATCCGCATCAGGCTCCGGGCCTGCTGCTGGCCGCCCGCCGCGCGACCCAGGACCTGATGGGCGTCTCGTTCCACGTGGGCAGCCAGTGCATGCGTCCGACCGCCTACCAGGCGGCGATGACCCAGGCGTCCCGCGCCCTGGTCCGCGCCGGCGTGTTCGCCGACGTGGTGGACGTGGGCGGCGGCTTCCCGTCGGTCTATCCCGGCATGGTTCCGCCGGACCTGGCCGACTACATGGACTCCATCGACCGCGGCTTCGCCGAGATGATGGTGCACGAGACGACCGAGCTGTGGTGCGAACCGGGCCGGGCGCTGGTGGCCGAGGGCTCCTCGATCCTCACCAAGGTCGAACTCAAGAAGGGCGACGCGCTCTATCTGAACGACGGTTCCTATGGGTCGCTGTTCGACGCCGCACACACCAAATGGCCCTTTCCGGTCAAGCTGCTTCGCGGCGAGAACGGCGAGGCCCACGAGGTGAAGGGCCCGCTGAAGCCCTACCGCTTCTGGGGTCCGACCTGCGACTCGCTCGACCACATGCCCGGCCCGTTCTGGCTGCCGGAGGATGTGCGCGAGGGCGACTATGTCGAGATCGGCATGCTCGGCGCCTATGGCGTGGCCATGAACACCCGCTTCAACGGCTTCGGCGATGCCGAGACCGTGGAGACGGCCGACGCGCCCATGGCCTCGATGTTCGGCCTGGCGCGGCGTTCGATCCCGGTTCCCCGCCAGGAGAGCCAGAACGTCGTGAAACTGTCGCGAGCTCGCGGAAAGAAGCGTCGGCGGAAATAAGCCGGCTGCTCGAGTGTTATAGGCGCGGCCGGTCGCTCCGTCCCGGCCGCGCCTCTTCCATTTGGACGGGCGCTCAAACTCTGAGGATTTAAGAGAATGAACGCTGACGTTCAGAAGTCGAACCGCAAGGCCGAACTGCTGGCCAACACCGTCGAGCACGTGGCGATCGACCAGTACGACGCCCGTCCGGTCATCGACGCCATGCGCAAGATGAGCTTCACCAGCCGCGACACCGCGCGCGCGGCGGACATCTGGTCGATGTCGCTGGAAGACAAGGACTGCTCGACCTGGCTGACCCTGGCAGGGTCGACCAGCGCCGGCGGCTGCATGCACATCTATCGCGACATGGTGAAGTACGGGATGATCGACACGATCGTCTCGACCGGCGCCTCGATCATCGACATGGACTTCTTCGAGGCCCTCGGCTTCAAGCACTATCAGGCCCAGTCGAACGTCGACGACCGCGACCTGCGGGAACTCTATATCGACCGCATCTACGACACCTACATCGACGAGGAAGAGCTGCAGGCCTGCGACTCGACGATCTACGAGATCGCCAACGCCCTGGAGCCCCGCCCCTATTCGTCGCGCGAGTTCATCTACGAGATGGGCAAGTGGCTGGCCGAAGGCGGCGCCAAGAAGCCGGGCTCGCTGATCGAGACCTGCTATCACGAGGGCGTGCCGATCTTCTGCCCGGCCTTCACCGATAGCTCGGCCGGCTTCGGCCTGGTGAAGCATCAGGTCGAGCGGATGAAGGCGGGCAAGCCCTACCTGACCATCGACTCGGTCGCCGACTTCCGTGAACTGACGGACATCAAGCTGGCGGCCGGCACCACCGGCCTCTTCATGGTCGGCGGCGGCGTTCCGAAGAACTTCGCCCAGGACACCGTGGTCTGCGCCGAGATCCTCGGCCACGAGGCCGAGATGCACCGCTACGCGGTCCAGATCACCGTGGCCGACGTGCGCGACGGCGCCTGCTCGTCCTCGACGCTCAAGGAAGCCTGCTCCTGGGGCAAGGTCGACGTGACCTGGGAACAGATGGTCTTCGCCGAAGCCACCACCGTGGTCCCGCTGATCGCCTCCAACGCCTGGCACAAGGGATCGTGGAAGACCCGCACCAAGCCGCGCTGGAACAAGCTCTTCGAAAAGAAGGCCTAAGCGAAACGAGAATGGCCGGGGTTCACGCCCCGGCCATTTTTGTTTAGGCCGGAGGCGGAGCCGACAGCCGCAGGGGGATGAGATGAACCGCACGCTGACCAGCCTGAGCATCACGGGAATCCTCGTCGCAGCGGCAGGCGGCGCGGCGCTCGCCCAGCACCCGCCGACCGCGCCTCAGGGCTATCTCGGCGAGGCCGCGCCCGACACCTACAAGATCCTGCCGCCCGCGCCGACGCCCGGTACGATCCGCTATCAGGCCGACCGCGCCACCTTCCTGGCCACCCGGGCGATGAAGGACTCGCCGCGCTGGTCGCTGGCGGCCGGCGACGTCGACGAGGCCGCGATCCTCAAGGACATGAGCTGCGCCATCGGCCTGGAGCTGACGCCGGACAATGCGCCGACCGTGACCAGGATTCTCACCACCATGCGCCACGACGTGCGCCGCGCGGTGAACCGTCCCAAGGACATCTACAAGCGCGAGCGTCCCTATCTGGTCGACCAGGGCGACATCTGCGTGGCCAAGACGGACGGCCTGGCCCAGAGCCCGGACTATCCCTCCGGCCACACCACCTGGGGCTGGAGCGTCGGGCTGGTGCTGGCCGAACTCCTTCCCGAACACAGCACCGAGGTCCTGTCCCGGGCCCGCGCGTTCGGCGAGAGCCGGCTGATCTGCGGCGTCCACAACATGAGCGCGGTGGAGTCCGGGCGCACCAACGGCTCGATCGTGGTCGCCGGCCTGCACGCCTCGCCCCGGTTCCGCGCCGACATGGACAAGGCTCGCAAGGAGATCGCCGCGGCCCGCAAGTCGCCCAAGGTCCCCGACGCCGCCGCCTGCGCCGCCGAGGCCGAACTGATCGCCAAGTCGCCGTACAACTAGGCTCAGATCCCCGCGTACCATTCGTAGCCGCGGTCTTCCCAGAAGCCGCCCTTGCCGCCGGCGATGCCCGTCAGGTCGGCGACGGCCTCGATCCGCATGACGTACTTGGCGTGCTTGTAGCCGAGCTGGCGTTCGACCCGCAGGCGGACGGGCGCGCCATGGGCGACCGGCAGTGGGGCGCCGTTCATGTCGTAGGCGAGGATGGTCTGCGGGTGGTAGGCGTCGACGAGGTCGATGCTCTCGTAATAGCGGCCAAGGCCCTGCGGCGCATTGGGGTCGAGGGTGTCGGCGCAGTGGAAGACGACGTAGCGAGCGTCAGGCTTCAGCCCCGCCTTGTCCAGCAGGGCGCCGAGCCGCGCCCCGGTCCACTTGCCGATCGCCGACCATCCCTCGACGCAGTCGTGGCGGGTGACCTGGGTGCGGACCGGCTGCGCGCGGAGCTCGGCCAGGGAGAGCGCCAGCGGCCGCTCGACCAGGCCGTCCACGACCAGCCGCCAGTCCGCAAAGCCATTGTCGACCAGGGCGCGATAATCGGCGTCGCCGGGCGAGATCGATCCGTTCGCCCGGAAGTCCGGGGAAATCCGG
This window harbors:
- a CDS encoding 1,9-bis(guanidino)-5-aza-nonane synthase, which gives rise to MNADVQKSNRKAELLANTVEHVAIDQYDARPVIDAMRKMSFTSRDTARAADIWSMSLEDKDCSTWLTLAGSTSAGGCMHIYRDMVKYGMIDTIVSTGASIIDMDFFEALGFKHYQAQSNVDDRDLRELYIDRIYDTYIDEEELQACDSTIYEIANALEPRPYSSREFIYEMGKWLAEGGAKKPGSLIETCYHEGVPIFCPAFTDSSAGFGLVKHQVERMKAGKPYLTIDSVADFRELTDIKLAAGTTGLFMVGGGVPKNFAQDTVVCAEILGHEAEMHRYAVQITVADVRDGACSSSTLKEACSWGKVDVTWEQMVFAEATTVVPLIASNAWHKGSWKTRTKPRWNKLFEKKA
- a CDS encoding bifunctional alpha/beta hydrolase/OsmC family protein, which encodes MAEAVQHVEFPGRSGATLAGRLELPNGPVRGYALFVHCFTCSKDQIAAKRISAELAREGLAVLRFDFTGLGSSGGEFASTNFSSNIQDIYSAADYLRDHYQAPAVLIGHSLGGAAVLAAAKEIPEARAVVTIAAPAEPHHVLKHLGSSLEEIRAKGEAEVELGGRRFRVARRFVEDVESHRLSAAIKAMRKPLLILHSPLDHTVGIENATEIFVAARHPKSFVSLDKADHLLTDPADAAFAAQVISGWTSRYLPQDEPQGEEPIEHVRVMETGVGKFQNAVQAGRHRLFADEPESVGGMDSGPSPYDYLSIALGACTSMTIRLYAQMKGLSLGRVRVDVSHEKIHVRDSDAVGGGPKNKIDCFSRVITVEGEVSEDLAAKIEEIAGKCPVHRTLEARSEVRTEVRSATAA
- a CDS encoding glycosyltransferase family 4 protein, with the translated sequence MRILLVTDAWEPQVNGVVRTLTRVVGELKGLGHQVEVISPDQFKTFPLPTYPEIKVALAAHEPVQERFKAFEPEAIHIATEGPLGLAARRICVEWKLPFTTSYHTRFPEYVSARLPLPLAAGYAYMKWFHKPSGRMMVTTPTMRDELERHGFGNISVWSRGVDTVMFHPKREDEPDVYAGLARPIFLSVGRVAVEKNIEAFLGLDLPGTKVVVGDGPQREELQQRYPGVVFTGAKFGEELAAHFACADVFVFPSLTDTFGLVILEAMAAGVPVAAYPAPGPIDIIPGSTAGVLAHSATEGLREACLEALKLDRKQVRAFAEGFSWKACAEDFVKNLQPYPEPEKTRFWRKLRRLARVRRRRPEAA
- the phnC gene encoding phosphonate ABC transporter ATP-binding protein, with translation MSEAAVLSVRNASKSFGSRRALDSVSMNVGKGEMIALIGPSGSGKSTLLRSISGLQTIDGGAGKIEAFGGVVQSDGKISGKVREARIRIGFIFQQFNLVGRLTLFSNVALGSLGRIPFLRGVLGLWPAETKQAVMAALARVGVAEYAGQRANTLSGGQQQRGAIARALVQKAKIILADEPVASLDPVSARRVMEILRELNQQDGLTVVVTLHQVDYAMRYCDRVVALKAGKIVYDGPAAGLERKQLIDIYGPEFEDVFWEGAPK
- a CDS encoding acid phosphatase, with the protein product MNRTLTSLSITGILVAAAGGAALAQHPPTAPQGYLGEAAPDTYKILPPAPTPGTIRYQADRATFLATRAMKDSPRWSLAAGDVDEAAILKDMSCAIGLELTPDNAPTVTRILTTMRHDVRRAVNRPKDIYKRERPYLVDQGDICVAKTDGLAQSPDYPSGHTTWGWSVGLVLAELLPEHSTEVLSRARAFGESRLICGVHNMSAVESGRTNGSIVVAGLHASPRFRADMDKARKEIAAARKSPKVPDAAACAAEAELIAKSPYN
- a CDS encoding type III PLP-dependent enzyme produces the protein MQRYHTPLDLVRERPPERPVAIARPDAVAVAARWFQDNFKGDVFYAVKANPSPWVIQALVQNGVTSFDVASVPEIELVAQHAPGSRMAFMHPVKSRAAIAAAYFDHGVKTFSLDTHEELEKILAATQGAKDLNLIVRLGVSAEGAAYSLAGKFGVDPHQAPGLLLAARRATQDLMGVSFHVGSQCMRPTAYQAAMTQASRALVRAGVFADVVDVGGGFPSVYPGMVPPDLADYMDSIDRGFAEMMVHETTELWCEPGRALVAEGSSILTKVELKKGDALYLNDGSYGSLFDAAHTKWPFPVKLLRGENGEAHEVKGPLKPYRFWGPTCDSLDHMPGPFWLPEDVREGDYVEIGMLGAYGVAMNTRFNGFGDAETVETADAPMASMFGLARRSIPVPRQESQNVVKLSRARGKKRRRK
- a CDS encoding molybdopterin-binding protein — translated: MRGTRRQWLSGLATAASGLVLAACDQLTLNPSVQKGLARAEGLTRRAQRLLVDRTALAQEFPESRISPDFRANGSISPGDADYRALVDNGFADWRLVVDGLVERPLALSLAELRAQPVRTQVTRHDCVEGWSAIGKWTGARLGALLDKAGLKPDARYVVFHCADTLDPNAPQGLGRYYESIDLVDAYHPQTILAYDMNGAPLPVAHGAPVRLRVERQLGYKHAKYVMRIEAVADLTGIAGGKGGFWEDRGYEWYAGI
- the phnD gene encoding phosphate/phosphite/phosphonate ABC transporter substrate-binding protein, with translation MIDRRLLIGSSLAALGLSACGKSEQTPASGPPKVLNFSILATENSSSMETFWKPILADMEKSIGIPVKPFFASNYTALIEALRFKQTDAGWFSNQSGLEAVRRSNGEVFARTFDPSGSDGYTSVLIVPANSKTTLEDVLKCDKTLTFGIGDAKSTSGTLAPMTYLFAPKGIRPEACFKQVRTANHQANLFSVAKGVLDVATNNSTAIRLQRERKSPVADQIRVIWESPKLPEDPIIWRKDLDPALKEKLRQFFLTYAQGEGPEAERQRKLLSALSIGGFRPADNNHLLPVREMEATEQLLEARNSGDKVKEAQAQKTLDGIAAERAALQAKTGEPVSVQ
- the phnE gene encoding phosphonate ABC transporter, permease protein PhnE, with the protein product MTASVTQADLLKPPERPLGQRLFDLGLWGGIAILLVISFGPAEMAKLPLLFQNSENMRQFGQEFLRPDFTDWTFLIAQMWLTIQIALWGTAIAVLLAIPLGLLGARNVTPPYVQLPIRRLMDALRSVPDLVIGTIFVVAVGLGPFAGVMALALNTGGVLGKLFSEAVESIDKGPVEGVRATGAAPLQEVVWGVIPQVAPLWTSYALYRFESNSRAATVLGLIGAGGIGQILFDSLNSFAYSRVAAIAIVIVVAVTLIDLLSQTIRGRLL